The Candidatus Manganitrophaceae bacterium sequence GTCGGCCAGAAGAAAGAAGTCACCACCCTGCTCTGGTATGTGGATCTCCAACAACGCAAACAAAGCCTGGCCAGATTTAAAAAAATGGAACATGCATTACAAGAAGAACAACGCCATCTCCAGATGGAGATCACGCGACGGTGTATTTCTCTTGTAAAAACCCGTTCGAGAAACAAAGCGGTCGAGCGTTTGTACCGGCAGGCCCTCGAAGCCGCCCAAGATGGGGATCAGGACGGAGTGGTCAGGTCTTTACGGGATCTCCTGGATCTTGAACCCCTGGGTCCCTATGCGGATGAGAGTGCATTTCGACTGGGCGATATCGCCTTCAATGAGAAAATTTTCCCGGAAGCGATTTCGTATTATCAGCGCTTCCTGAAACGACCGGAATCCCCTCTACATCGCCTGGCTCTCTATAAGCTGGCCTGGGCCTACTATCTTCACGGCCACTTAGAAAAGACCGTTTCGCTCCTCCTTGAGAGAAGACTTGATCCGAATGAAGGCAGGGAAGGAGTGGATACACAATGCAATATCATCGAAACACCTCAAGAACGGCGTGAACCCTTTCGCCTTCTCGCCCTAGTCCTTCAGGAAGAAAAAGGACCGGCACAACTCTTCAACTTTGTGAAAGAGAAGTCCCCGGAAGAAATCTTTCCGCTCTATTCCGGCCTCGCAGGGTTCTATCGATCAGAGGGAAACCACAAAGACTTAAAACGTCTCGTCTCATCGTGGATCGAGGCCTATCCCCTTTACGCCGAGACCCCTTTTCTCCAACAAAAAGTGGTTGTTTCAACGATCCAGGACAGCAATTCCTCCGTAGGAGATATGATAGAAGCCCGGGCGAATTTCGTGAACAGATACCGACCCGGAAGGGCCTGGAGTGAAAGGAATCGCTTTGAAGCCTCAGAAAGGATCAGCCCCTTATTAAAAACCCATCTCCGGTTTCTCATGACCTACTACTACGGGAAAGGCAAAGTACAGCAGGAAACGGCCATGACCCGAAAGGCGGCGACCTGGCACCGGCTTTATCTTGAGACCTTTCCAGATGAAGAAGAAACCGGCGCCACGCGCTTCCTCTACGCCGAGTTGCTCTCTGAACTGAACTTAGATCAGGAAGCGATCAAAGCTTACAGAACAAGCGCCTATCAAGACCCTCCTCACCGATTCGCATCCGAGGCAGGCAAGCGGGAAATCGTCTTGCTGGAGAGGAAGGTTTCATTCTTTGAACCCATCCTCCTAGAAAGCTATGGCCTTTTTGTTCAACATTTCCCAGATGATTACCGTGTCCCTGAAATATTCATGAAACAAGCCGAGGCTGCTTATCATCAGGGGAATTATGAAGAGAGCCGCAGCCTTGCCTCAAAGGTCTTCTTGAAAGAAGAGAGGTCCCAATGTGACAAGACACCTGAAACAGCTTGCGCTGAATCTCTTAGGCCGGTCATCCGAAACATCAATTTCGACGCATATCGTCTGATCGCACAAGGGTATTTGAAAGAAAATTCCTATGATGCAGGCATCCGCTTTCTCAATGCCCTGTTTTCAAGGTTTTCAAATCAGCACACCCTCCGACAACTTCGTCCTCTACTCTCCCTGGCCTACTACCAACAAGGAGAAGCCCTTAAACAACAAGGCGACATCAATCAGGCGGCCCACGCCTATTGGGGGGCCTATGAAAACGGACCAGAGTCAAGATTGGGTCCCCTCGCCCTTTTTGAAGCCGCGTCGCTCTGGGAAGGGGCATCTGAATTATTTCGATCAGAAATGGCGCTTAATACTTTTCATGAGCGTTATCCAGAATCTTCCTTATATCAACCGGTGCTGATGCGCCTGGGATCCATTTATCAGGATTCCGACCGTCTGGAAAAAGCTGCTGAAGTTTATGAAAAGGCAAGCCGCCTTCGCACATCAAGAGAGGAAGCACGCCTGGCACTTGCAAAGGCGATGACCGCCTATGAAGAGATGGGGGTGTGGGAGAAGGTTTATCAGCTAGCCCTCCAGGGGGCAGAGCGACCTTCCATACAGGATGAACAAAGGATGGCCTTGAAGGTAAAGACCGCAGAGGCCTTACTTCAACTCGGACAGCAAAGAGGGGCCAGAAAAATTCTGACGCACCTGACGCAGCAACGAAGAGGACACCCTCCATCCGTGGAAAACTCTTCGAGGTCCCTT is a genomic window containing:
- a CDS encoding tetratricopeptide repeat protein, with protein sequence MFWSFILLLNAFSQKGIAKELPQPDPWISLERGVLQLYEQHAPSAPLLNTRSFGMKVTSYIEAGLWSSAERLLENTPDQDADLLRLKLYHKQGRSDLIFDLTLSAPDLFLDQPVWLVAASQGALGRHRYRDTLDLLDLLLPFEDYTPQRLYLTALAYWALKEREAFEQVLNEGVEWSKENSDSPWSDRITLLKVYYHLGKNEIDQAFMSLGGVFDNNADLALLALGWGYFKMNSMSNLYSVLEGFRVNQPKSPYYNRAFRILSRFLIDQGDLQGAIALDQQERIALNLRVESLENETALIRKGIVPSPSALPPGSLLRGTLLRLQEEVGQKKEVTTLLWYVDLQQRKQSLARFKKMEHALQEEQRHLQMEITRRCISLVKTRSRNKAVERLYRQALEAAQDGDQDGVVRSLRDLLDLEPLGPYADESAFRLGDIAFNEKIFPEAISYYQRFLKRPESPLHRLALYKLAWAYYLHGHLEKTVSLLLERRLDPNEGREGVDTQCNIIETPQERREPFRLLALVLQEEKGPAQLFNFVKEKSPEEIFPLYSGLAGFYRSEGNHKDLKRLVSSWIEAYPLYAETPFLQQKVVVSTIQDSNSSVGDMIEARANFVNRYRPGRAWSERNRFEASERISPLLKTHLRFLMTYYYGKGKVQQETAMTRKAATWHRLYLETFPDEEETGATRFLYAELLSELNLDQEAIKAYRTSAYQDPPHRFASEAGKREIVLLERKVSFFEPILLESYGLFVQHFPDDYRVPEIFMKQAEAAYHQGNYEESRSLASKVFLKEERSQCDKTPETACAESLRPVIRNINFDAYRLIAQGYLKENSYDAGIRFLNALFSRFSNQHTLRQLRPLLSLAYYQQGEALKQQGDINQAAHAYWGAYENGPESRLGPLALFEAASLWEGASELFRSEMALNTFHERYPESSLYQPVLMRLGSIYQDSDRLEKAAEVYEKASRLRTSREEARLALAKAMTAYEEMGVWEKVYQLALQGAERPSIQDEQRMALKVKTAEALLQLGQQRGARKILTHLTQQRRGHPPSVENSSRSLSKAFFLLAELKIKDFKAIRLIAPMDLNLQKKQHLFDELLREYSRAAEGPSLRLLFNANHRIGEIFEEFSRALLESERPENLSEEEQQVYEGLLWDQALPYLEKAQETYLQTLALGNESGVENEWTEMSHHRLLFIKRKIDRVYQTRKRMS